The following coding sequences lie in one Deltaproteobacteria bacterium HGW-Deltaproteobacteria-18 genomic window:
- a CDS encoding phenylalanine--tRNA ligase subunit beta → MLLSLNWLREFVPYEGDVKALGDRLTMLGLEVEEIANPFAALEMIVVGHVLERAPHPTSDHLSVCKVDIGTGEILDIVCGAPNVAAGQKVPVAPVGTTMPGGLLIKKAKLRGQPSCGMICSERELNLGDGHEGIMVLDQGFVPGTPICEALGLDQVVLDVSITPNRADCLSVLGLAREVAAAFGLPLTIPQAELVESGEPFSGFAIEPDADLCPLYQARLIRDIKIAPSPDWLRYRLLAVGLRPINNIVDVTNYVMMECGQPLHAFDRDLLRGNRIRVERAEEGMTLTTLDGQDRLLTERDVLIWDDEQPVALAGVMGGANSEIGEASTTVLLESAVFDPASIRKTARRLGLSSDASYRFERGVDQIGNTHAMNRAASLMAAVSGGAVAPGVAKSEPRPFTSKVISFTPAKATKLLGVEMAPEFCRETLTRLGCVVAGGESWQVTAPSFRLDLEREVDLIEEVARVYGMDRIEAVLPTVKKSLADLDKADPTFAFLGRVKDWGRGVGLSEVVNYSFVGTADLDRCGLPLEGRVNIFNPLSEEMNVLRTELAPGMLGSLRQNMSQDNTRIRIFEIAHSFVQDPGSDTLTRENNRLGILLHGGRFSARYPYPEGRFGYADIKGLVEHLLLTLGVGAASFERGGDHAYLAPEILVRAGGTAVGRVGMIREDLADAYQARGEVWYADLDLDLLMGLRLNVAFRAIPKFPVVRRDMTLVAPESLAIGEVVDTVRALQEPLLEDVFLVDVYAPEGSAERNLTYRFVFRHAERTLKDKDVEKINLRIGQHLVERLPVRFS, encoded by the coding sequence ATGCTGTTAAGCTTGAACTGGTTGCGGGAATTCGTGCCCTACGAAGGGGACGTCAAAGCGTTGGGGGACAGGTTGACCATGCTCGGTCTGGAGGTGGAGGAGATCGCAAATCCCTTTGCCGCGCTGGAGATGATCGTGGTCGGGCATGTTCTTGAAAGAGCACCGCATCCGACCTCGGATCATCTTTCGGTGTGCAAGGTGGACATTGGCACGGGCGAGATCCTCGACATCGTGTGCGGTGCCCCCAACGTTGCCGCCGGCCAGAAGGTGCCTGTCGCTCCGGTGGGAACGACCATGCCTGGCGGCCTTCTGATCAAGAAGGCCAAGCTGCGCGGCCAGCCGTCCTGCGGCATGATCTGCTCCGAACGCGAACTGAACCTGGGCGATGGTCACGAAGGCATCATGGTCCTTGATCAGGGCTTCGTCCCCGGCACGCCGATCTGCGAAGCTCTGGGTCTGGATCAGGTCGTGCTGGACGTAAGCATCACCCCCAACCGCGCTGACTGCCTGTCAGTTCTCGGGCTGGCCCGGGAAGTGGCGGCGGCCTTCGGCCTTCCGCTGACGATCCCGCAGGCCGAACTGGTCGAAAGCGGGGAGCCCTTTTCGGGGTTCGCCATCGAGCCGGATGCCGACCTGTGCCCTCTGTACCAGGCGCGCCTGATCCGGGACATAAAAATCGCGCCCAGCCCCGACTGGCTCAGATATCGTCTCCTGGCCGTGGGCCTGCGTCCGATCAACAACATCGTCGACGTAACCAACTACGTGATGATGGAGTGCGGCCAGCCCCTGCATGCCTTTGACCGGGATCTGCTGCGCGGAAACCGCATCCGGGTGGAGCGGGCCGAGGAAGGCATGACCCTGACCACCCTCGACGGTCAGGACAGGCTCCTGACCGAAAGGGACGTGCTCATCTGGGATGACGAGCAGCCTGTCGCCCTTGCTGGCGTCATGGGCGGAGCCAATTCCGAAATCGGTGAAGCGAGCACTACGGTGCTGCTCGAAAGCGCGGTCTTTGATCCGGCGTCCATCCGCAAGACGGCCCGGCGTCTGGGACTTTCCAGCGACGCCTCCTACCGCTTTGAGCGCGGTGTGGATCAGATCGGTAACACGCATGCCATGAACCGGGCTGCAAGCCTCATGGCCGCCGTGTCCGGTGGCGCAGTCGCTCCCGGGGTGGCCAAGTCCGAGCCCCGGCCTTTCACGTCCAAGGTCATTTCCTTCACTCCGGCCAAGGCCACAAAGCTTCTGGGGGTCGAGATGGCTCCCGAATTCTGCCGCGAAACCCTGACCCGTCTAGGGTGCGTTGTCGCGGGCGGCGAGTCCTGGCAGGTCACGGCGCCGTCTTTCAGACTGGATCTTGAGCGCGAGGTCGATCTCATCGAAGAGGTTGCCCGCGTGTACGGGATGGACCGCATCGAGGCGGTGCTGCCCACGGTCAAGAAGAGTCTTGCCGACCTGGACAAGGCCGATCCCACCTTTGCGTTTCTGGGCCGGGTCAAGGACTGGGGACGGGGCGTGGGCCTCTCGGAGGTCGTGAACTACAGTTTTGTCGGTACTGCTGATCTGGACCGCTGCGGGCTGCCTCTTGAAGGCCGGGTGAACATTTTCAACCCGCTCAGCGAGGAAATGAACGTTCTGCGTACGGAACTGGCTCCTGGCATGCTGGGCTCGCTGCGTCAGAACATGAGCCAGGACAACACCCGTATCCGCATCTTCGAGATCGCGCATTCCTTTGTGCAGGACCCGGGCAGCGACACCTTGACCCGCGAAAACAACCGTCTCGGCATCTTGCTGCATGGCGGCCGTTTTTCCGCCCGCTACCCCTACCCTGAAGGACGCTTCGGATACGCCGACATCAAGGGGCTGGTGGAGCATCTGCTCCTGACTCTGGGAGTGGGCGCCGCAAGCTTTGAGCGCGGCGGGGATCATGCGTATCTTGCTCCCGAAATCCTGGTGCGTGCCGGAGGAACGGCCGTGGGCAGGGTCGGCATGATCCGCGAGGATCTGGCCGATGCCTACCAGGCACGCGGAGAGGTCTGGTACGCGGATCTCGACCTTGACCTGCTCATGGGCCTGCGGCTGAACGTTGCGTTCAGGGCGATCCCCAAATTCCCGGTGGTTCGCCGGGACATGACCCTGGTCGCGCCCGAGAGCCTTGCAATCGGCGAGGTAGTTGATACGGTCAGGGCATTGCAGGAGCCGCTGCTTGAGGATGTCTTTCTGGTCGATGTCTATGCTCCGGAAGGGAGCGCGGAACGCAATTTGACTTACAGGTTCGTGTTCCGTCACGCTGAGCGCACCCTGAAAGACAAGGACGTGGAAAAAATCAATCTTCGCATTGGTCAGCATCTGGTCGAGAGGTTGCCTGTCCGCTTTTCCTGA
- a CDS encoding MerR family transcriptional regulator yields the protein MLKPVTPDTEKRFRIGQVARRLGVEPYVLRFWEEEFPQLTAARTSKGQRYYTEEHVRVLERIRHLLYVEKLTIKGARQKLEGTESVRAPLDAIRRELEEIHRLLTKNP from the coding sequence GTGCTCAAACCCGTTACGCCCGACACCGAAAAGCGCTTTCGCATTGGACAGGTTGCCCGGCGGCTTGGCGTGGAACCTTACGTGCTGCGTTTTTGGGAAGAGGAGTTCCCCCAGCTGACCGCAGCCAGGACCTCCAAGGGACAGCGCTACTACACCGAGGAGCATGTCCGCGTCCTGGAACGGATTCGCCATTTGCTGTACGTCGAAAAGCTGACCATCAAGGGCGCACGCCAGAAGCTCGAAGGCACGGAATCTGTCCGGGCTCCGCTGGACGCGATCCGGCGAGAGCTGGAGGAAATTCACCGTCTGCTGACCAAAAATCCCTGA
- a CDS encoding secretion system protein E → MNKDFDSGNANGTEEAINPIIKLLIREGHLTVEQAQYALRVTSKLHMSKPLCDVVRELGYVTDETIRQTVRRNQGELRIGDLLNGLGFLTDEELNRALDLQLQGGRQQKLGDILIQHKFLADEKLTEILAMQLGLPILELAAKDPDPGLMARGPVEYYEQYRFVPYDMQPDGSVRIAFADPLDPRSLDAARDYFGKTIVVCITRVSQLDDVLTKRKEELRVGNGTDLNRLNIVEIANSIVLAAFKRGASDIHVEPMADRLRVRFREDGVMVHFRDYPIGAVAPLVSRFKIMCGADIAEKRRHQDGRLIFNHMGVQIDLRMSFYVTVYGEQIVMRLLKNQEELLPMHELGMLPGMLNRFMDEALDAPSGVIMVTGPTGSGKSTTVYSCINYLNRPEVSIITAEDPVEYKVRGIGQCSIMPSIGLTFEETLKHIVRQDPDIVVIGEVRDHFSAEMCIQTALTGHKVLTTFHTEDSIGALVRLLDMNIEPFLVSSTLSCILSQRLVRRVCPHCAVPYQPDLSQLRRMGCTYGDLAGAEFRKGRGCATCRHSGYKGRLAVYEMLIPEVFIRDAVLLRKTTHDLRVISMEKAGMISLMEDGITKAAIGLTTVEEVLRTLPRAQKPRPLADLRRILGV, encoded by the coding sequence ATGAACAAGGATTTTGATTCCGGTAACGCTAACGGGACCGAAGAAGCCATCAATCCCATTATCAAGCTTCTGATCCGCGAAGGGCACCTGACTGTCGAGCAGGCGCAGTATGCGCTGCGGGTCACGTCCAAGCTGCACATGAGCAAGCCCCTGTGCGACGTCGTGCGGGAGCTCGGATATGTCACCGACGAAACGATCCGGCAGACAGTCCGCCGCAATCAGGGTGAACTGCGTATCGGCGACCTGCTGAACGGTCTGGGCTTTTTGACCGACGAGGAACTCAATCGCGCCCTGGACCTGCAGCTGCAGGGTGGGCGCCAGCAGAAGCTGGGCGACATCCTCATACAGCATAAATTTCTGGCGGACGAGAAGCTGACGGAAATACTGGCCATGCAGCTCGGTTTGCCGATCCTGGAGCTGGCGGCCAAGGATCCGGACCCGGGTCTCATGGCCCGCGGACCCGTTGAATACTACGAGCAATATCGCTTTGTGCCTTACGACATGCAGCCCGATGGTTCGGTGCGCATCGCCTTTGCCGACCCCCTTGACCCGCGCAGCCTGGACGCGGCGCGGGACTATTTCGGCAAGACCATTGTCGTCTGCATCACCCGTGTCAGTCAGCTTGACGATGTGTTGACCAAGCGCAAGGAAGAGTTGCGCGTCGGCAACGGGACGGACCTGAACCGTCTGAACATCGTCGAAATCGCCAATTCCATCGTGCTGGCCGCGTTCAAGCGCGGGGCCAGCGACATTCATGTGGAGCCCATGGCGGACCGGTTGCGGGTCCGTTTTCGTGAAGACGGCGTCATGGTTCATTTCCGCGACTATCCCATTGGTGCCGTGGCTCCGCTGGTCAGCCGCTTCAAGATCATGTGCGGCGCGGACATCGCGGAAAAGAGGCGGCATCAGGACGGGCGGCTCATTTTCAACCACATGGGCGTGCAGATCGATCTGCGCATGTCCTTCTACGTCACGGTGTACGGCGAGCAGATCGTCATGCGCCTTTTGAAGAACCAGGAAGAGCTGTTGCCCATGCACGAGCTGGGAATGCTCCCGGGCATGCTCAACCGGTTCATGGACGAAGCGCTGGATGCGCCTTCAGGAGTCATCATGGTCACCGGGCCCACGGGATCCGGAAAATCGACCACGGTCTACAGCTGCATCAACTACCTGAACCGGCCGGAAGTGAGCATCATCACGGCTGAGGATCCGGTCGAATACAAGGTGCGCGGGATCGGTCAGTGCTCCATCATGCCCTCCATCGGCCTGACCTTCGAGGAGACGCTGAAGCATATCGTTCGCCAGGATCCGGACATTGTGGTCATCGGCGAGGTGCGCGATCATTTTTCGGCGGAGATGTGCATTCAGACCGCACTGACCGGACACAAGGTTCTGACGACCTTTCACACCGAGGACAGCATCGGGGCCCTGGTCCGCTTGCTGGACATGAACATCGAGCCGTTCCTGGTCTCCTCGACCCTGTCCTGCATCCTTTCCCAGCGACTGGTGCGGCGGGTCTGTCCGCATTGCGCGGTTCCCTATCAGCCCGACTTGAGCCAGCTGCGGCGGATGGGCTGCACCTACGGCGATCTGGCCGGGGCGGAGTTCCGCAAGGGCCGGGGGTGTGCGACCTGCAGGCACAGCGGATACAAGGGCCGTCTGGCCGTTTACGAGATGCTCATTCCGGAGGTCTTTATCCGGGACGCGGTATTGCTGCGCAAGACCACTCATGATCTGCGCGTGATAAGTATGGAAAAGGCAGGCATGATCTCCCTGATGGAAGACGGGATCACCAAGGCGGCCATTGGGCTGACCACGGTGGAAGAGGTCTTGAGGACCTTGCCCAGAGCCCAGAAACCCAGGCCTCTGGCCGATTTGCGAAGGATACTCGGAGTTTAG
- a CDS encoding phosphohydrolase, with protein MFEIASIHDRVREFLEEPGGDLPVFDRTALLVHQEATKADPDTDKVISYIAQDQVLAAEVLKVANSSFFRGIKKVSRIQDAVVRIGLREVVNSVMMATQRKNYSSRNPFVQQYTATLWKHSVACAFGAQWLARRCDHSELAPEAFIAGLIHDVGKLLVLKALVSVGEKDKDAPRITKTAADEFVDTMHPECGFLLLEKWNLPESYCYVCRDHHRKDYDHGNTLLVLVRLANLVCRKLGIGLRQDPDLILVTSSEAGILGLTDVTLAELEIAMEDHVANAEI; from the coding sequence ATGTTTGAAATCGCCTCTATTCATGACCGTGTGCGGGAATTTCTGGAAGAACCCGGCGGAGATCTGCCGGTTTTCGACCGCACGGCCCTCTTGGTGCATCAGGAAGCCACCAAGGCCGACCCGGACACCGACAAGGTCATCAGTTACATAGCGCAGGATCAAGTGCTCGCGGCGGAAGTGCTCAAAGTCGCCAATTCATCCTTTTTTCGCGGTATCAAGAAGGTCAGCCGGATTCAGGACGCCGTGGTGCGTATCGGTCTGCGTGAAGTGGTCAACAGCGTGATGATGGCCACTCAGCGCAAGAACTACAGCTCCCGCAACCCTTTTGTGCAGCAATATACGGCCACGTTGTGGAAGCATTCCGTGGCCTGCGCTTTTGGCGCGCAGTGGCTGGCCCGGCGTTGCGACCACTCCGAGCTTGCGCCCGAGGCCTTCATCGCAGGCCTCATCCATGACGTCGGCAAGCTGCTGGTGCTCAAGGCCCTGGTCTCCGTGGGCGAGAAAGACAAGGACGCGCCTCGGATCACCAAGACCGCGGCTGATGAATTCGTGGATACCATGCATCCCGAATGTGGTTTTCTGCTGCTCGAAAAATGGAATCTGCCCGAGTCCTACTGTTACGTATGCCGGGATCATCATCGCAAGGATTACGATCACGGCAACACCCTGCTGGTGCTGGTGCGACTGGCCAATCTTGTGTGCAGGAAGCTCGGCATCGGCCTGCGCCAGGATCCAGACCTGATCCTGGTCACCAGCAGCGAAGCCGGGATTCTCGGCCTGACCGACGTCACCCTGGCTGAACTGGAAATCGCGATGGAAGATCACGTAGCCAACGCGGAAATCTGA
- a CDS encoding aspartate aminotransferase (catalyzes the formation of oxalozcetate and L-glutamate from L-aspartate and 2-oxoglutarate), with protein MKLAQRITRIKPSATLTINTKAQELRAAGRQIVSLAVGEPDFRTPGHVCDAAKAAMDEGFTRYTPVPGIPELRTAVAKYFKTFYDVDAAMENVVVTNGGKQSLYNLFQVLLDPGDEVIIPAPYWVSYPALVQLADGVSVFVATEPRNNFLVSVEQLEAARTPRTRCLIMNTPSNPTGCHYTQAQLDAIAAWAVEKGVFVIADEIYDQLVYAPAKPASLAPWWQRYPENFAVANGLAKSFAMTGWRVGYTLAHADLIKAMTKIQGQSTSNICSIAQKAALAALTGGWECLTPMREAFVRRRDLGLAMIRQWGNVICPEPAGAFYLFPQVDWYYTPEVPDSTALCALLLEKAGVAVVPGAAFGDDRCIRISYALDDETLSACLDRIGQVLHSLKK; from the coding sequence ATGAAGCTGGCGCAACGCATTACCAGGATCAAGCCGTCCGCGACCCTGACCATCAACACCAAAGCCCAGGAGCTGCGCGCCGCAGGGCGGCAGATTGTCAGTCTGGCCGTGGGCGAACCCGATTTCCGCACGCCCGGGCATGTCTGCGATGCGGCCAAGGCCGCCATGGACGAAGGCTTTACCCGCTATACCCCAGTGCCCGGCATTCCCGAACTGCGCACGGCCGTGGCCAAATATTTCAAGACTTTTTACGACGTGGACGCGGCCATGGAGAACGTGGTTGTGACCAACGGCGGCAAGCAGAGCCTGTATAACCTCTTTCAGGTGCTGCTCGATCCGGGTGACGAAGTCATCATTCCCGCACCTTACTGGGTCAGCTATCCGGCGCTGGTGCAACTGGCCGACGGCGTGTCTGTTTTCGTGGCCACGGAGCCGCGGAATAATTTCCTGGTCAGCGTCGAGCAGCTGGAGGCCGCGCGCACCCCTCGCACCCGTTGTCTGATCATGAACACGCCTTCGAATCCCACCGGCTGCCATTACACCCAGGCGCAGCTTGATGCCATCGCCGCCTGGGCCGTGGAAAAGGGCGTCTTTGTCATCGCCGATGAAATCTACGACCAGCTGGTCTATGCTCCGGCCAAGCCGGCGTCCCTTGCTCCTTGGTGGCAGCGCTACCCTGAAAATTTTGCAGTGGCCAATGGCCTGGCCAAGAGTTTCGCCATGACTGGCTGGCGGGTGGGCTATACCCTGGCGCATGCGGATCTGATCAAGGCCATGACCAAGATCCAGGGCCAGTCTACGTCCAACATCTGCTCCATCGCCCAGAAGGCGGCCCTGGCGGCCCTGACCGGCGGCTGGGAATGTCTGACCCCCATGCGTGAGGCTTTCGTGCGCCGGCGTGACCTTGGCCTGGCCATGATCCGTCAGTGGGGAAATGTGATCTGCCCGGAACCGGCCGGCGCGTTTTATCTTTTTCCGCAGGTCGACTGGTACTACACGCCCGAAGTGCCGGATTCCACGGCCCTGTGCGCGCTCTTGCTGGAAAAGGCCGGCGTGGCCGTGGTGCCCGGAGCCGCCTTTGGCGACGACCGCTGCATCCGCATTTCCTATGCGCTCGATGATGAAACCCTGTCCGCTTGTCTGGACAGGATAGGCCAGGTTCTGCACAGTCTGAAAAAGTGA
- a CDS encoding glucose-6-phosphate isomerase — protein MIDQSSPWKALAEHALEMTPMRELFNRDPGRFDRFSAEGAGLFLDYSKNMVTDETMNLLFDLAGEADVAGRIGAMFSGARINTTENRAVLHVALRADADQLILVDGINVVEQVHGVLDQMEVFTAKVRSGEWKGCTGERITDVVNIGIGGSDLGPRMVTAALDHYRKSDLNFHFVSNIDGTHVAQVLGRVRPESTLFIIASKTFTTQETLTNAHTARDWFLRSGAAQTDVARHFVALSTNEPAVRDFGIDPANMFVFWDWVGGRYSLWSCIGLSIALAVGMENFRELLAGARDMDRHFRSTPFERNIPVLLALLGVWYRNFHGFESHAVLPYDQYLALLPAYLQQADMESNGKGVNRDGRPVTHATGPILWGEPGTNGQHAFYQLLHQGTTVVPCDFLVAVNPLHEIGEHHTILLANFLAQTEALMRGRTLAEAEAELANLEPGARAALAPHKAFPGNRPSNSLLYERLTPRAIGSLIAMYEHKIFVQGVIWGINSFDQMGVELGKQLAGVILPELRGGAAAAHDASTLGLIRLCLDRRKS, from the coding sequence GTGATTGACCAGTCCTCCCCGTGGAAAGCTCTTGCTGAACATGCTTTGGAAATGACGCCCATGCGCGAGCTTTTTAATCGCGATCCGGGCCGCTTTGATCGTTTTTCTGCGGAAGGAGCCGGTCTTTTTCTGGATTACTCCAAGAACATGGTCACGGACGAGACCATGAACCTGCTTTTCGATCTGGCCGGTGAAGCCGATGTGGCCGGGCGGATAGGGGCCATGTTTTCCGGCGCCCGGATCAACACCACCGAGAATCGGGCCGTGCTGCACGTGGCCCTGCGGGCGGATGCGGACCAGCTCATTCTCGTGGACGGGATAAACGTGGTGGAGCAGGTGCATGGGGTATTGGACCAGATGGAGGTGTTCACGGCCAAGGTTCGCTCCGGGGAATGGAAGGGCTGCACGGGCGAGCGCATAACGGACGTGGTCAACATCGGGATAGGCGGATCCGACCTTGGGCCGCGCATGGTCACGGCGGCTCTCGACCACTACCGTAAATCCGACCTCAACTTCCATTTCGTGTCCAACATCGACGGTACGCACGTCGCCCAGGTGCTCGGCAGGGTGCGCCCGGAGAGCACGCTCTTCATCATCGCCTCCAAGACCTTCACCACTCAGGAGACCCTGACCAACGCGCATACCGCCCGCGACTGGTTTCTGCGCAGCGGAGCAGCGCAGACCGACGTGGCCCGGCATTTCGTGGCCCTGTCCACCAATGAGCCCGCGGTCCGGGATTTCGGCATCGACCCGGCCAACATGTTCGTCTTCTGGGACTGGGTCGGGGGGCGTTACTCCCTGTGGTCCTGCATCGGCCTGTCCATCGCCCTGGCCGTGGGGATGGAGAATTTTCGCGAGCTTCTGGCCGGCGCCAGAGACATGGACAGGCATTTCAGATCAACGCCCTTTGAACGCAATATTCCGGTGCTGCTGGCGCTGCTGGGCGTATGGTATCGCAATTTCCACGGTTTCGAATCCCATGCCGTGCTGCCCTACGATCAGTATTTGGCGCTTTTGCCTGCATATCTGCAGCAGGCGGACATGGAGAGCAACGGCAAGGGCGTGAACCGGGACGGAAGACCCGTTACCCACGCCACGGGCCCGATCCTGTGGGGCGAGCCCGGCACCAACGGCCAGCACGCTTTTTACCAGCTTTTGCATCAGGGCACGACCGTCGTCCCCTGCGATTTTTTGGTCGCGGTCAATCCGCTGCATGAGATCGGCGAGCATCACACCATCCTGCTGGCTAATTTTCTGGCCCAGACCGAGGCCCTCATGCGCGGCCGCACCCTGGCCGAGGCCGAGGCGGAGCTGGCGAACCTTGAGCCTGGGGCCCGGGCGGCACTTGCTCCGCACAAGGCGTTCCCGGGCAACCGCCCGAGCAATTCCCTGCTCTACGAGAGGCTCACCCCACGTGCGATCGGCAGCCTGATCGCCATGTACGAGCACAAGATTTTCGTGCAGGGGGTCATCTGGGGAATCAATTCCTTTGATCAGATGGGCGTGGAGCTGGGCAAACAGTTGGCGGGGGTGATCCTGCCGGAACTGCGCGGTGGGGCTGCGGCTGCCCACGATGCTTCGACCCTGGGGCTCATCCGTCTCTGCCTTGACCGGCGCAAGTCTTAA
- a CDS encoding two-component sensor histidine kinase, producing the protein MKLNPFRVDPAHPFQLVKFLSISTLVLILASSSLMSVFMTNYAKSALLKKNQAFARLLAENLNHQIYRRFTLPVVLGFGRVELKRKDQYERLEQVIDSTIHSFHVLDLRIYDEQNEVAFSTDAEQVGNNELGGTAVQAAIESGKISFELQNSLGIWDVLLGINLEDGDVVLRTVYPLRAERELRFRDQPGPLLGILELTQDITSDYETVLHLQRLIILTTFMGSAALYGLIFFLVRKADRVLDERLRDKDRLEKELLQNEKLASMGRMVASIAHEIRNPLGIIRSSAELLLKRQKAEGGTNVKMLDAIFHESKRLSQTVNDFLDYARPRQPSLDDVDLEKVVRHAVAFLTQEGQEHGVMVESSLPVGYVVQGDRDLLYRGFYNLISNAIQACGDGGQVRIMPVCHEEQLAVLVQDTGAGFDSKQLDRYTEPFFTTKDTGTGLGLAITSSIFQIHGAEMILRNGPHGGAEALVVFSEHC; encoded by the coding sequence ATGAAGCTCAATCCCTTTCGCGTTGATCCGGCCCATCCTTTCCAACTGGTAAAATTTTTGTCCATCAGCACGCTGGTGCTGATTCTTGCTTCAAGCAGCCTCATGTCGGTGTTCATGACCAATTACGCCAAGAGCGCGCTCCTGAAGAAAAATCAGGCTTTTGCCAGGCTATTGGCCGAAAATTTGAACCATCAGATCTACAGGCGCTTCACTTTGCCAGTGGTGCTCGGTTTCGGGCGTGTCGAGCTCAAGCGCAAGGACCAGTACGAACGCCTGGAGCAGGTCATAGACTCGACCATCCACTCCTTTCATGTCCTTGATCTGCGTATCTACGACGAGCAGAACGAGGTCGCCTTCAGCACCGATGCCGAACAGGTCGGAAACAACGAACTGGGCGGCACGGCCGTGCAGGCGGCGATAGAGAGCGGCAAGATCAGCTTTGAGTTGCAGAACTCCCTGGGCATCTGGGATGTGCTTTTAGGCATCAATCTCGAGGACGGGGACGTGGTGTTGCGCACGGTCTATCCGCTGAGGGCCGAACGGGAGCTGAGGTTTCGGGACCAGCCCGGGCCGCTTCTGGGCATTCTCGAATTGACCCAGGACATCACCAGCGATTACGAGACTGTGCTGCACTTGCAGCGACTCATCATCCTGACCACGTTCATGGGCTCGGCCGCCCTGTATGGGCTGATCTTTTTTCTCGTCCGCAAGGCTGACCGCGTGCTCGACGAGAGACTGCGCGACAAGGATCGCCTCGAAAAGGAACTGCTCCAGAACGAAAAGCTCGCCTCCATGGGGCGCATGGTGGCCAGCATCGCGCACGAGATCCGCAATCCGCTGGGCATCATCCGCAGCAGCGCGGAGCTTTTGCTCAAGCGGCAAAAAGCCGAAGGCGGAACCAACGTAAAGATGTTGGATGCCATTTTTCACGAGTCCAAGCGCCTGAGCCAGACCGTGAACGATTTTCTTGATTATGCGCGGCCCCGCCAGCCTTCCCTGGACGATGTCGACCTGGAGAAGGTCGTGCGCCACGCCGTGGCTTTTTTGACCCAGGAGGGGCAGGAGCACGGGGTAATGGTCGAGAGCTCGCTGCCGGTGGGATATGTGGTCCAGGGGGACCGGGATCTTTTGTACCGGGGTTTTTACAACCTGATCAGCAACGCGATCCAGGCCTGCGGCGATGGCGGGCAGGTGCGCATCATGCCGGTCTGTCACGAGGAGCAGTTGGCTGTGCTTGTGCAGGACACGGGCGCCGGCTTTGATTCCAAGCAGCTGGACCGTTACACGGAACCCTTCTTTACGACCAAGGACACGGGCACTGGTCTGGGGCTGGCCATAACAAGTTCCATTTTTCAGATTCACGGCGCGGAAATGATCCTCAGGAACGGTCCCCACGGTGGAGCCGAAGCCCTGGTAGTATTTTCCGAGCATTGCTAG